The following proteins are co-located in the Lacticaseibacillus paracasei subsp. paracasei genome:
- a CDS encoding nitroreductase family protein, whose protein sequence is MLENNNFDEVVLKRHTAREFDPEITISKGELLQMITYATKAPSALNMQPTRFVVAQSNAAKEKIAAVAGTNAPEILSASAVVLIGGETDLGPFEEDLFKRAEAAGLLTDRAIEHQKPMIENLVATFKENQQALREFIIQNSSLAAMSFMLAARAYGYETGAMTGFDHEKIIPALDLDPNHFLPTLLIAVGKPKSAPDSLYRIPASKITVFK, encoded by the coding sequence ATGTTGGAAAACAATAATTTTGATGAAGTTGTCCTTAAACGCCACACCGCCCGTGAATTTGATCCGGAAATCACCATTAGTAAAGGCGAGTTGTTACAAATGATTACTTATGCGACAAAAGCGCCCAGTGCCTTGAATATGCAGCCAACGCGGTTTGTCGTCGCACAAAGCAATGCAGCCAAAGAAAAAATCGCCGCAGTTGCTGGCACCAATGCACCGGAAATTTTATCCGCGTCCGCTGTGGTACTTATTGGTGGCGAAACCGACTTGGGACCATTTGAGGAGGATCTCTTCAAACGGGCGGAAGCGGCTGGTTTATTGACTGATCGGGCGATTGAGCATCAAAAACCAATGATTGAAAATCTTGTTGCCACCTTTAAAGAAAACCAACAAGCATTACGCGAATTTATTATCCAAAACAGTAGTCTTGCGGCAATGTCGTTCATGTTGGCTGCCCGCGCCTATGGCTATGAAACAGGTGCCATGACAGGTTTCGATCACGAAAAAATTATTCCGGCACTTGATTTGGATCCGAATCATTTCTTGCCGACATTGCTGATTGCTGTTGGCAAACCAAAGAGTGCACCGGACTCACTGTATCGGATCCCAGCAAGCAAAATCACTGTTTTCAAATAA
- a CDS encoding FtsX-like permease family protein — MKFYFKLAASNLKADRRLFVPFVTTTSFLMAVNLIMLNAYASSDVLFKKLGAAAGKSLFMFGTDVIVIISVILAIYANNFLRKQRIRQLGLYNIIGFGKGELGKMMAVEKLLLLLTTLLFGGILGTVLSRISYLALAKMLKVDHNLDFGLSQQAFSIAGIITIGLFIVLLLVDELWLIRKRPIEIVRAQRAGEREPKAKWVTLIVSLIALIAGYYIAVTTTNPLQAMSMFFVAVILVICGTYGLFTAGSVFVLKWLRNRKNYYYKPKHFINVANLLYRMQQNGAGLASIAILVTMTLITLASTATLFFGINEVVNTNTPVDLSYVLKANDTTAPGKVARMASANHVIIKSQHTFVGPSSTMALLDGNRLESQANVNGPFSMGNARSVQLMIIESYNRFTGHHARVKSGEVLIYTSKNFPSKTIRIGQKTYRIGKRAGSFPNAQATFIPNLFIAFPEEKQMIDAMQHLRNARYQNAAEAQADITTSQDVMLQGSHANQLKLYEAVVKSRIAESASVQSKAVNYDETMSIMGSFLFLGIIFGVTFILATLLILYYKQLSEGYADARRYTILQRVGLSLREVRATINSQLLMLFYLPLLVAGIHVGFALPFIQRIMILFGLPNWQFFLTVSLITLGIFAIIYVLMYKLTGNVYYRIVSRRQATSRS; from the coding sequence ATGAAATTCTACTTTAAGCTCGCTGCAAGTAACTTGAAAGCCGATCGCCGCCTGTTTGTTCCGTTTGTCACCACCACTAGCTTCCTGATGGCCGTCAACCTAATCATGCTGAATGCTTACGCCAGTAGTGATGTCTTGTTTAAAAAGCTGGGGGCAGCCGCTGGCAAGTCACTGTTCATGTTCGGCACAGATGTCATCGTGATTATCTCTGTGATTCTCGCCATCTACGCAAACAATTTTCTGCGCAAACAGCGTATTCGTCAGTTAGGACTTTACAACATCATCGGGTTTGGCAAAGGTGAACTCGGCAAAATGATGGCAGTGGAGAAGCTGCTGCTGTTACTAACCACTTTACTGTTCGGTGGTATTCTCGGTACCGTACTTTCCCGCATCAGCTACCTTGCGCTCGCCAAAATGCTCAAAGTTGACCACAATCTTGACTTTGGGTTAAGCCAGCAAGCCTTCAGTATCGCCGGGATCATTACCATTGGCTTATTCATTGTTTTGCTGTTAGTTGATGAACTTTGGCTCATTCGCAAACGGCCAATCGAAATCGTGCGAGCACAACGAGCAGGTGAGCGGGAGCCCAAGGCAAAGTGGGTGACGCTAATTGTTAGCCTTATTGCCTTAATTGCCGGCTACTATATCGCGGTCACGACAACTAATCCACTACAAGCAATGAGTATGTTTTTTGTTGCCGTGATCTTAGTCATCTGCGGCACTTATGGACTGTTCACCGCCGGATCGGTCTTCGTCTTAAAATGGTTGCGAAACCGCAAAAATTACTATTACAAACCCAAGCATTTTATCAATGTAGCTAATTTACTCTATCGTATGCAACAAAACGGTGCTGGCCTTGCATCTATTGCCATTTTGGTGACGATGACCTTAATTACGCTCGCCAGCACGGCCACGTTGTTCTTCGGTATCAATGAAGTCGTCAATACGAATACGCCGGTTGATTTGTCATATGTTCTCAAGGCAAACGACACCACTGCACCCGGCAAGGTGGCACGGATGGCCAGCGCAAATCATGTCATCATCAAGTCGCAACACACTTTTGTTGGACCTTCCAGTACGATGGCTTTACTTGATGGCAATCGTCTTGAATCGCAGGCCAATGTCAATGGTCCGTTCAGTATGGGCAATGCGCGCTCGGTGCAATTGATGATCATTGAGAGCTACAACCGTTTTACCGGGCATCATGCCCGCGTTAAGTCAGGGGAAGTGTTGATCTATACATCCAAAAATTTTCCTAGCAAGACCATTCGCATTGGTCAAAAGACTTACAGGATCGGAAAACGTGCAGGTAGCTTTCCAAATGCACAAGCGACTTTTATCCCCAATCTTTTTATTGCCTTTCCTGAAGAGAAGCAAATGATCGACGCCATGCAGCATCTGAGAAATGCACGCTATCAAAACGCGGCTGAGGCGCAAGCTGATATCACCACAAGTCAAGATGTGATGTTGCAAGGAAGCCATGCCAATCAGCTTAAGCTCTATGAAGCGGTGGTCAAGAGTCGTATCGCTGAATCGGCCTCAGTTCAATCGAAAGCGGTGAATTACGATGAGACCATGAGTATCATGGGCAGCTTTCTTTTCCTCGGCATCATTTTCGGCGTCACCTTCATTTTGGCAACCTTATTGATCTTGTATTATAAACAGTTATCTGAAGGCTATGCCGATGCCCGCCGCTACACAATCTTACAACGCGTCGGCTTAAGCTTGCGAGAAGTGCGCGCAACCATCAACAGCCAGTTACTAATGCTGTTTTATCTGCCATTACTCGTGGCAGGGATTCATGTCGGATTTGCATTGCCATTCATTCAACGCATCATGATATTGTTTGGCTTACCGAATTGGCAGTTCTTCCTGACTGTCTCACTCATCACACTTGGTATCTTCGCGATCATCTATGTCCTCATGTACAAGCTCACCGGTAACGTGTACTATCGCATCGTCTCGCGTCGCCAAGCCACCAGTCGCAGCTAA
- a CDS encoding response regulator transcription factor, translated as MAQKIFIVEDDAVIAKTISDYLNRWAFAVSTVTKFDQVDAEISAAAPDLVIMDISLPYFNGFHWLSELRKHSKVPVIFLTSSGDDMNLVMAMNLGADDFLAKPIELPVLLAKIQGMLRRTYQYQQIDTNLSHGAFTLVPTDNQLKTAKQVVALTPTETKLLSLLFSADGEVVSREAMIEKLWEGDDFIDRNALAVNMNRLRKKVTSIGLAQLIETVKGKGYRLASEGTKP; from the coding sequence ATGGCACAGAAAATTTTTATTGTCGAAGATGACGCGGTGATTGCCAAAACGATTAGTGATTACTTAAATCGCTGGGCGTTTGCCGTCAGCACGGTCACCAAGTTTGACCAAGTTGACGCGGAAATCTCAGCGGCGGCACCAGACTTAGTCATCATGGACATCAGTCTGCCATATTTTAATGGCTTTCACTGGCTAAGTGAGTTACGCAAACATAGTAAGGTACCTGTCATCTTTTTAACAAGTTCTGGGGATGATATGAACCTTGTCATGGCGATGAACTTAGGAGCCGATGACTTTCTGGCTAAGCCGATTGAATTGCCGGTGTTGCTGGCGAAAATTCAAGGGATGCTGCGGCGCACTTATCAATATCAGCAAATCGACACCAATTTATCGCACGGCGCCTTTACGCTCGTGCCGACCGATAATCAGCTAAAAACGGCTAAGCAGGTTGTTGCTCTGACACCGACTGAGACAAAATTGCTGAGTCTTTTGTTCAGCGCTGACGGTGAGGTGGTGTCGCGCGAAGCGATGATCGAAAAGCTGTGGGAAGGCGACGATTTCATTGATCGCAATGCCTTAGCTGTGAACATGAACCGTCTGCGCAAGAAAGTCACTTCAATTGGTTTGGCGCAACTAATCGAAACAGTGAAGGGTAAAGGGTACCGGTTGGCAAGTGAGGGGACAAAGCCATGA
- a CDS encoding GNAT family N-acetyltransferase, with translation MIKIATNHAITADQFIHVLTASGINRPTEDRGRMQRMLNNANVLLTAWDDEQSIGVLRGVSDRSYCTFVSELAVTKDYQHQGIATKLLLQLRTMQGPNVSIMLLSAPSAMTFYPKVGFEPVPTGFKVQRRY, from the coding sequence ATGATTAAAATTGCAACTAATCACGCCATTACCGCTGACCAATTCATTCATGTCCTAACAGCATCGGGCATCAACCGACCGACTGAGGATCGCGGCCGCATGCAACGCATGCTCAATAATGCCAACGTTTTATTAACAGCGTGGGACGATGAACAGTCAATCGGCGTTTTACGCGGCGTGTCAGATCGCTCCTATTGTACATTTGTGTCAGAATTAGCTGTAACGAAGGATTATCAACATCAAGGCATTGCCACCAAGTTACTTCTCCAATTACGGACAATGCAGGGGCCAAATGTCTCGATCATGCTGTTATCAGCGCCTAGTGCCATGACTTTTTATCCAAAAGTCGGCTTTGAGCCGGTGCCAACTGGGTTTAAGGTTCAACGCCGGTATTAA
- the hisE gene encoding phosphoribosyl-ATP diphosphatase, translating to MTQAKQSIPALYDFIKERQANPVAGSYTDYLFTKGLDKILKKVGEESTEVIVAAKNPDDPAFILEVADLTYHVLVLMVERGITVDQIATELASREGKKSRLQERSKIEKY from the coding sequence ATGACCCAAGCAAAGCAAAGTATTCCAGCTCTATATGATTTCATCAAAGAACGGCAAGCAAATCCAGTTGCCGGTTCGTACACGGATTATCTTTTCACCAAAGGACTCGATAAAATTTTAAAAAAAGTCGGTGAAGAAAGCACAGAAGTGATTGTCGCCGCCAAAAATCCAGATGATCCGGCGTTTATCCTTGAAGTGGCCGACCTCACTTATCACGTCCTGGTTCTTATGGTTGAACGTGGTATCACGGTTGATCAAATTGCCACCGAATTGGCTAGTCGCGAAGGAAAGAAGAGCCGACTGCAAGAACGGTCAAAAATCGAGAAATATTAA
- a CDS encoding sensor histidine kinase: MMKAYCRSRWAIWLLLATLLATGFLASWLLANSFEIVLNMWFFATAPLAVIVSIDYWRFRREWQQLQDDHPIDPVQITDPLSLAYYQKIQTLTQKLRTTRDTAHEQEQETLDTLQLWTHQIKTPLTALDLLLQVEPVNAKDARLEISKIDRYLAVMLNYLKLTTLNTDLVLTELPLKPLVNETVRDLAKLFIAKDLTVTVGPLPTVISDSQWLHFIFEQLLTNAIKYTPHGSIKIYAKGDAVMVADTGIGILAEDLPRIFEQGYSGYNGRANQKASGLGLFLSKQIAEKLGLTLTVTSEIGQGSTFAIHFPQTRWQVE; encoded by the coding sequence ATGATGAAAGCTTATTGCCGCTCGCGTTGGGCAATTTGGTTATTGCTAGCGACCTTACTGGCAACAGGTTTTTTGGCAAGCTGGTTGTTGGCCAACTCCTTTGAGATTGTCCTGAATATGTGGTTTTTTGCGACAGCGCCACTGGCAGTGATTGTGAGCATTGATTATTGGCGTTTTCGCCGTGAATGGCAGCAACTGCAAGACGATCACCCAATTGATCCTGTGCAGATCACTGATCCATTAAGCCTGGCTTATTATCAAAAAATCCAAACGCTGACGCAAAAGCTGCGCACAACCAGAGATACTGCCCACGAACAAGAACAAGAAACGCTCGACACGCTGCAGCTATGGACACATCAAATCAAAACGCCGCTGACCGCGTTAGATCTTCTATTGCAAGTCGAACCTGTTAACGCCAAAGATGCCCGACTTGAAATCAGCAAAATCGATCGGTATCTTGCGGTCATGTTGAACTATCTGAAGCTGACAACATTAAATACCGATCTTGTTTTAACTGAACTGCCACTCAAACCGTTAGTCAATGAGACCGTTCGTGACTTGGCGAAGCTGTTTATCGCCAAGGACCTGACCGTGACTGTGGGGCCATTGCCAACTGTTATTAGTGACAGTCAATGGCTGCATTTTATTTTTGAACAATTGCTAACCAATGCCATTAAATATACCCCGCACGGTTCAATCAAGATTTATGCCAAAGGCGATGCTGTCATGGTGGCCGACACTGGTATCGGGATTTTGGCCGAAGATTTACCGCGGATTTTTGAACAAGGTTATTCCGGCTACAACGGCCGCGCAAATCAGAAAGCTAGCGGGTTGGGGCTATTTTTGAGCAAACAAATCGCTGAAAAGCTTGGCCTGACGCTAACTGTCACCTCAGAAATTGGGCAAGGCAGCACATTTGCCATTCATTTTCCCCAAACGCGGTGGCAAGTGGAGTAA
- a CDS encoding GNAT family N-acetyltransferase, whose translation MPYTIKINAPLSVQQVHDLYQQTHFNKPINDPTRLQTMIDETPLVLSMWDGAKLIGFARCLTDFEYCCYLSDLLILPAYEGHHLGRQLMTTLQAYIGPRVTLSLKAADSAIGFYERIGLLKADNMFRIGREG comes from the coding sequence TTGCCCTATACCATTAAAATTAATGCACCGTTAAGTGTTCAACAGGTCCATGATTTGTATCAGCAAACACATTTCAATAAACCGATCAACGATCCGACCCGCTTGCAGACGATGATTGACGAAACACCCCTTGTTTTGAGCATGTGGGATGGCGCAAAGTTGATTGGCTTTGCGCGGTGTCTGACGGATTTTGAATATTGCTGTTACCTAAGTGATCTTTTAATTTTGCCTGCCTATGAAGGTCATCACCTTGGACGTCAGCTCATGACAACTTTGCAAGCTTATATCGGTCCGCGCGTCACGCTGTCATTGAAGGCAGCAGATTCGGCGATCGGCTTCTATGAACGCATCGGATTGCTAAAAGCCGATAACATGTTTCGAATTGGCAGGGAGGGATAA
- the hisC gene encoding histidinol-phosphate transaminase, with amino-acid sequence MLKHTVTHLQPYIPEKPLADLAQERALPHIVRMSANENPFGTSDKVQTAIKNWDFTQSRDYPDGNASRLRSAVAAELGVTESQLVFGNGLDEIIELIARTFLEAGDEVVEPWPTFSEYQLHAQIEGAKVVNVPVQATTGAFDLEALAQAITPKTKLLWLCNPNNPTGTLLSLTELEQFLQQVPPSVLVLIDEAYIEFTDDYPATSALKLLPSFANLVVLRTFSKIYGLANFRVGFAVVPEQLAATMQTVRLPYNLSSVAQLAAFTALGDQTFVQTTRGQVRQAREDWERFLTKAGLPHYQSQTNFQFFQAPQKQAAALKEQLLNHGFLVRDGLKPGWLRITFGTTAQNIAVQQIITAFQQAKK; translated from the coding sequence ATGCTAAAACATACCGTCACTCATTTACAACCTTACATCCCCGAAAAACCCTTGGCAGATTTGGCGCAAGAACGCGCATTGCCGCATATTGTTAGAATGTCAGCAAACGAAAATCCTTTTGGCACTAGTGACAAGGTACAAACAGCAATCAAAAACTGGGACTTCACCCAAAGCCGTGACTATCCTGATGGCAATGCTAGCCGTTTACGATCAGCGGTCGCAGCTGAACTGGGCGTCACTGAAAGCCAACTTGTATTTGGTAATGGTTTGGATGAAATCATTGAGCTCATTGCCCGTACTTTTTTAGAGGCTGGGGATGAAGTGGTTGAGCCGTGGCCAACTTTCTCCGAATATCAGTTGCATGCCCAGATTGAAGGCGCCAAGGTTGTTAACGTACCGGTACAAGCGACGACCGGAGCATTTGATCTCGAGGCGCTGGCTCAGGCAATTACCCCCAAAACCAAACTGCTTTGGCTTTGCAATCCTAATAATCCGACAGGCACCTTGCTGTCACTGACTGAGCTAGAACAGTTCTTACAGCAAGTGCCACCAAGTGTTTTGGTTCTGATTGATGAAGCCTACATTGAATTTACAGACGATTATCCGGCTACCAGCGCACTCAAATTGTTACCAAGCTTTGCTAATCTGGTTGTCTTGAGAACTTTCTCAAAAATATACGGCTTAGCCAATTTTCGAGTCGGCTTCGCCGTTGTGCCTGAGCAACTGGCAGCGACCATGCAAACCGTCCGCCTGCCATATAATCTGAGCAGTGTGGCCCAACTAGCAGCTTTCACTGCCCTTGGCGACCAAACATTTGTCCAGACAACCCGTGGACAGGTTCGGCAGGCACGGGAGGACTGGGAACGGTTTTTAACGAAGGCTGGTCTGCCACATTATCAAAGTCAAACGAACTTCCAATTTTTTCAGGCTCCGCAAAAGCAAGCGGCCGCTTTGAAGGAACAGCTCTTGAATCACGGCTTTTTGGTTCGTGATGGCTTAAAGCCGGGATGGTTACGGATCACTTTTGGTACCACAGCGCAAAATATAGCCGTACAACAAATCATAACTGCGTTTCAGCAAGCAAAAAAATAG
- the hisA gene encoding 1-(5-phosphoribosyl)-5-[(5-phosphoribosylamino)methylideneamino]imidazole-4-carboxamide isomerase produces the protein MKLYPAIDLLNGKSVRLTQGDYDQVSLTEDPLYQAQRLTDAGFAHLHLVDLDGARAQRPINRRIITRIREQTSAFIELGGGIRTLAAMEIYLTIGIDRLIVGSAAVSDPDLVEQAIARFGSNRIAVGIDTRAGKVATNGWLTTSQQTANALLTAMQQRGVTTFIVTDIAKDGMMQGPNAQLLADLQQAMPQATIIASGGISSLADLHRLQTAGIQAAIIGKAWQTGAIELAMLKQMEG, from the coding sequence ATGAAGCTCTATCCCGCGATTGATTTGCTCAATGGCAAAAGCGTTCGCCTCACGCAAGGTGATTACGACCAAGTGAGTTTAACTGAAGACCCGCTCTATCAGGCACAGCGGCTGACAGATGCCGGATTTGCCCATTTGCATCTCGTTGATCTTGACGGCGCACGGGCACAACGTCCGATCAATCGAAGGATCATCACTCGCATTCGTGAACAAACCTCGGCTTTTATTGAACTTGGTGGCGGCATTCGAACACTGGCTGCCATGGAAATTTATCTTACGATAGGCATTGACCGGCTTATTGTAGGATCGGCAGCTGTTTCCGATCCTGATTTGGTCGAACAAGCGATTGCGAGATTCGGGTCTAATCGAATTGCGGTTGGCATTGATACCCGCGCCGGGAAAGTGGCGACAAACGGTTGGTTAACCACCAGCCAGCAGACGGCCAACGCCCTTCTAACCGCCATGCAACAACGCGGCGTCACCACATTTATCGTGACCGATATTGCCAAAGATGGGATGATGCAAGGCCCGAATGCCCAGTTACTTGCGGACTTGCAACAGGCGATGCCCCAAGCCACGATCATCGCCAGTGGCGGCATCAGTTCACTAGCTGACTTACACCGCTTGCAAACCGCTGGCATTCAAGCAGCCATCATCGGCAAAGCATGGCAAACAGGCGCTATTGAATTAGCAATGCTCAAACAAATGGAGGGTTAA
- the hisF gene encoding imidazole glycerol phosphate synthase subunit HisF: MLTKRIIPCLDVDHGRVKKGINFVQLKDVGDPVAIAKAYQEQGADELVFLDITATNEARGTLVQTVEAVANQVFMPLTVGGGIQSVADMHALLRAGADKVSLNSAAVADPSLLTAGAEKFGRQAIVAAIDTRWQADQNRYQVTVNGGRTPVDLDAITWAKQAVAAGAGELLVTSMDADGTESGFDLRLYQQLTAAVQVPIIASGGAGSTADFVQLFTQTTVSAGLAASIFHFGELTVPQVKTALKQVKVAVR, translated from the coding sequence ATGCTGACAAAACGCATTATCCCATGTCTAGATGTAGATCACGGTCGGGTCAAAAAAGGCATCAATTTTGTGCAGTTAAAAGATGTCGGCGATCCTGTCGCTATTGCTAAGGCTTATCAGGAGCAAGGCGCAGATGAACTGGTCTTCTTAGATATTACCGCGACCAACGAAGCGCGCGGCACCTTGGTTCAAACGGTCGAAGCAGTGGCCAATCAAGTCTTTATGCCGCTGACAGTTGGCGGGGGTATTCAATCGGTCGCGGATATGCACGCTTTGTTGCGAGCAGGTGCAGACAAAGTATCATTAAACTCAGCCGCAGTCGCCGATCCAAGTTTGCTCACAGCCGGTGCCGAAAAATTTGGTCGCCAAGCGATTGTTGCCGCGATTGATACACGTTGGCAAGCTGATCAAAATCGCTATCAGGTCACGGTTAACGGTGGCCGAACGCCAGTCGATCTCGATGCGATCACTTGGGCGAAACAAGCAGTTGCCGCAGGAGCAGGCGAATTACTCGTCACTTCGATGGATGCGGATGGCACTGAAAGTGGCTTTGATTTGCGATTGTATCAACAACTCACGGCCGCCGTTCAAGTTCCGATCATTGCGAGTGGCGGCGCCGGTTCGACAGCAGACTTTGTCCAGTTGTTTACGCAAACCACGGTGTCGGCTGGCTTGGCAGCATCTATTTTTCACTTCGGCGAATTAACTGTCCCGCAAGTGAAAACCGCTTTAAAACAAGTAAAGGTGGCGGTTCGATGA
- a CDS encoding MFS transporter codes for MSHKNLGWQAQTAAFLLSQNLFVFGSSTVFYAVLWDIALKTSSGAWMTYVSLATALPAILISLTAGVLADRYNRKMLIVLSAAVVTLLTLLVASIFAFMTQDLWLLLVIAVIRSFGNGLENPAANALLPQLVPAKHLTRVNGYNQILMAAMLVMSPLLAGYILSDLGIFWIFVVDALSAALAILFLSVVHVPTPSASHDRAAKRADGILAGLQYVRRTPILLAFMLFTGLAFILVAPSSQLSTLYVNRTFGSEVWHLTFNEWFWTIGAGLGGLYIARHKHFRDQLGLIAIGFAGSGLAFAEMGLPQSFSFYLLFMFVSGIFYPLIQAGQTIYLQENVPADKLGRVFSLWAILSTGIYPLAMLVYGPLADQVPIGRIFVVTGLLLIGVAYWFWHRLRKLSW; via the coding sequence GTGTCACATAAAAATCTAGGTTGGCAAGCGCAAACAGCAGCGTTTCTTCTCAGTCAAAATTTATTTGTTTTTGGCAGTTCGACCGTGTTCTATGCTGTGTTGTGGGATATTGCGCTAAAAACGTCGTCAGGGGCATGGATGACCTATGTCTCGCTGGCGACCGCGTTGCCAGCGATTTTAATCTCGCTCACGGCTGGCGTGTTGGCCGATCGCTATAATCGTAAAATGTTAATTGTGCTCTCGGCGGCTGTTGTCACCTTACTGACATTATTAGTTGCGTCTATCTTTGCTTTTATGACGCAAGATCTTTGGCTGCTGCTCGTGATTGCTGTGATTCGTAGTTTTGGCAACGGTTTAGAAAATCCCGCAGCGAATGCCTTGTTGCCACAACTGGTCCCTGCCAAGCATCTCACGCGGGTAAATGGTTACAATCAAATCCTGATGGCGGCCATGCTCGTGATGTCGCCGCTGTTGGCTGGTTATATTTTAAGTGACCTTGGGATTTTTTGGATTTTTGTGGTAGACGCCTTATCTGCCGCGTTGGCCATCCTGTTTTTGAGTGTGGTGCACGTACCAACACCGAGTGCCAGTCATGATCGAGCAGCCAAACGCGCCGATGGGATTCTCGCCGGGTTGCAATATGTCAGACGAACACCGATTTTGCTGGCCTTCATGCTATTTACTGGGTTGGCGTTTATCCTCGTTGCCCCTTCATCACAATTATCAACATTGTATGTTAATCGGACATTTGGATCAGAAGTTTGGCATTTGACGTTTAATGAGTGGTTTTGGACCATTGGCGCGGGACTTGGCGGCCTTTATATCGCCCGTCACAAACATTTTCGCGATCAACTTGGCTTGATTGCCATCGGGTTTGCCGGCAGTGGTCTTGCCTTTGCCGAGATGGGACTGCCGCAATCCTTTAGTTTCTATTTACTGTTTATGTTTGTTTCCGGAATTTTTTACCCACTGATTCAAGCCGGTCAAACCATTTATCTTCAGGAAAATGTCCCTGCTGATAAGTTAGGTCGTGTATTTTCGCTTTGGGCCATCCTATCGACAGGAATTTATCCATTAGCGATGTTGGTCTACGGACCACTGGCAGATCAGGTGCCAATTGGCCGCATTTTTGTGGTCACTGGCTTGTTGCTCATTGGTGTTGCTTACTGGTTCTGGCACCGGCTGCGTAAGCTTTCGTGGTAA
- a CDS encoding ABC transporter ATP-binding protein, whose protein sequence is MSTLLKLKNIEKTYTSRGAQPVRALTNISFTVEAGEFVAIMGESGSGKSTLLNLIATLDDPTGGDISLNGQDLSNVKEGARAKFRREHLGFIFQDFDLLDTFNVQDNIFLPLVLAKNPLEIMRNRLTKLAPRLGIDALLKKYPYELSGGQQQRVAAARAMITEPEILLADEPTGALDSKTSTELLDLLTDVNAENRQTILMVTHSAVAASHSRRVLFIRDGQIFHQLYRGDLDQPAFLTRISETMTAMLTKAGDGQ, encoded by the coding sequence ATGTCAACATTACTTAAATTAAAAAATATCGAAAAAACTTATACCAGTCGCGGGGCTCAGCCGGTGCGTGCCTTGACGAACATCAGTTTCACTGTTGAAGCCGGTGAATTTGTGGCAATTATGGGTGAATCAGGTTCTGGTAAAAGCACCTTGCTAAATCTGATTGCAACGCTGGACGATCCAACCGGCGGCGATATTAGTCTAAACGGACAGGATCTGAGCAACGTCAAGGAAGGTGCCCGGGCTAAGTTTCGTCGAGAACACCTCGGTTTCATCTTTCAGGATTTCGACTTGCTTGACACCTTCAATGTTCAAGACAACATCTTTCTCCCATTAGTCCTTGCCAAAAACCCTCTCGAAATCATGAGAAATCGGCTAACTAAGCTCGCACCACGACTAGGCATTGATGCCTTGCTGAAAAAATATCCTTACGAGCTTTCCGGCGGCCAGCAACAGCGCGTGGCGGCAGCACGCGCGATGATCACCGAGCCAGAAATTTTGTTGGCTGATGAACCCACTGGCGCCTTGGATTCCAAAACTTCTACAGAACTGCTTGATCTGCTCACAGATGTGAATGCCGAAAACCGGCAAACGATCCTCATGGTAACGCACAGTGCTGTGGCGGCCAGTCACAGCCGACGAGTATTATTTATTCGCGACGGTCAAATTTTTCATCAACTTTATCGTGGGGATCTCGATCAACCAGCCTTTCTAACCCGTATCAGCGAGACGATGACCGCCATGCTGACAAAGGCAGGCGATGGACAATGA
- the hisI gene encoding phosphoribosyl-AMP cyclohydrolase — MITLDWEKANGLITTVVQDATTKQVLMVAYMNQESLAKTMATGETWFWSRSRKTLWHKGATSGNIQTVKTIAVDCDADTLLVTVDPAGPACHTGHISCFYRHYPEGKDLT; from the coding sequence ATGATCACACTTGACTGGGAAAAAGCCAATGGCCTGATCACCACAGTCGTTCAGGATGCAACCACCAAACAAGTGTTGATGGTCGCTTATATGAATCAAGAAAGCTTGGCAAAAACGATGGCAACCGGTGAAACTTGGTTCTGGTCGCGCAGTCGCAAAACATTGTGGCATAAAGGCGCCACCAGTGGCAACATTCAAACGGTTAAAACAATTGCAGTTGACTGCGATGCGGACACCTTGCTCGTCACCGTTGATCCCGCCGGCCCAGCATGCCATACCGGCCACATCAGCTGTTTTTATCGTCATTATCCGGAAGGGAAGGATCTTACATGA